Part of the Aquimarina sp. MAR_2010_214 genome is shown below.
TTTCTGCCTACCTTCTATAGTTCTAAATTCTTTTGAACGGGCAGATTTAAGAAAGGTTCCTCCTTTGTTTATAACATTACGAACAGATCGTGCATTTAGTTCTTCTACTTCGTTATTAATAAGGCCTTCATATCCTTTATAAATACCATAACATTTTACCTCGTAATAACTACATGCTCTAACTACTGCACGGATTGCTGCATTCATTCCAGGAGCATCTCCTCCCGAAGTAAGTACGGCTATATTTTTAACTTTTTTTGTCATTAAGTCAAATCTATTGCTATTGGTAGTAATAACCTAATTTGCCTAAAAACTAAAACGTTTTCGGTTAATAAATTCAGCTTTTACTGACAAAAAATGCAATATTTTAACACATATTCATGCATTACGCTAAGAATAAATTAATGAACTTCAAATTGCAGATAAATAAAAACGACTCGCAATAGCAAGTCGTTTTTTGTATGTTAATATTACTGGTTTTGACTATTCTACAATCAAAACCAAGTATTGCCATGCAGCAAATTCATATGCTGTACCAGATGATGCCTCAATTGTTTCTCCTGAAAAGTAATCTGTAAACTTTCCTTCATATGCCAATGTAAACTTTATGGGTTGCTTCGTCATATTTGCAATAAAGATCACTTTATGACCATCTTTTTCTCTTAAAAATGCTAATACACCAGTATCATTAGAAGTTTTAATACGAGTATATGAAGCTGCATTTTTACCACCATGCAATGCAGGGTTTGTATTTTTCAGCACCCCTAATTTCTCATATAAAGGGAAAAACCTGCCTTGTTTTTTTATAATCGTATCTTTTTCAAAAAACAAAAGACGTTTATCCATATCATATTCCTGTCCAGAATAAATCAAGGGCATACCAGGTGCAAGGTATGTAAGTACTGCAAGCATCTCTTTTGCTTCTCCCATTCTTTCTTCGACAGTACCATTCCAGGAGTTTTCATCATGATTTGATGTAAAATTCATTAAAATATCATCTTTTGCATACATGGTATCTATCTGGGCCATTCTTTTATCCCATTCAACAACATTAGCTTTTCCTTGTGCAATATCATTCATTTTATGATGCGTATCCCATCCATACCCCATATCAAAAGCATTTTCTAATAATTCTGGTTCCCAACCTTCGGCTAACATAAATACAGGTTTAATCTTCTTAAATTCTGCTACAGTTTTATCCCAAAAATCTACAGGAACCATCCCTGCCACATCACACCTAAAACCATCTACACCTTCTTCTTTTAACCAATACAACATATCATTTTTCATCTGTTCGCGCATCTCCTTATTGTCATAATTAAGATCTGCCACATCGGTCCAATCTGTACCTTCAGTATGTGTGATAGCACCATTTTTATCTTTGGTGTAATATTCGGGATGTTCTTTTAACCAAATATGATCCCAACCTGTATGATTTGCTACCCAATCCAAAATCACATAGATTCCGTTATCATGAGCCATTTTTACTAATGCTCTAAAGTCTTCGATAGTACCAAATTCCGGATTCACCTTTGTGTAATCAGATACTGCATAATAACTTCCTAATGATCCTTTACTTTTGGTTGTAGAGATAGGATATATCGGCATTATCCATATTACTTTAACTCCCAATTTTTTAAGAACAGGGATATCTTTGGTAAATGCACTAAAGGTACCTTCTTCAGAATATTGACGAATATTAGCTTCATAAATAACTGCGTTTTCCATCATGGCATCGTTAACCGGCGGAAGTCCTTCTTTTATTACTTCTTGGGCTTCGGTTTCCGTTTTAACAGTAGTTTCTTCTTTTGTTGTCTTTCCGCAGGAAAATAGAATTCCAATTACAACAAGACTTAAGGTTATCTTTTTCATTTTATTTAAATTTATAGATGGCTATTTGTGGTTATATTTTATTTTAACTCCAATATCATTGATGTTTTAGCAGATATGCTAAAATCCTCGGTGATGTCTATATTAGAATCAGTAATAATATCGGTTCCGACACTATAGTTTTTTATACCTTCTTTGAATCGCGTAATATCTAACTGTTGGTCTTTTAAGCTATTATTAATAACTACCATAACGCTTTTCTCTTCATTATACCTGAAGTATACATATACATTATCAAAAGGAATGAATTGTAATAGTTTCCCAGTATGAATTACCTCTGCCTGCTGTCTCCATTTTAAGACTTTTCTCGTAAAAGAGTAAAATGCTTCCTGATCATTGGTTCTTCCATTTTTGATTTCTGAAGACAAAAAGGCATTTTTTGTATCTCCCGGCCATCCACCAGGAAAATCTCTGCGAATATCACCATCTCCTTTTTTATCACGATTGCCCAACATACCTATTTCATCACCATAATAAATTTGAGGTATACCGCGAGTGGTACATATCAAAGTCATTACCATTTTATAGGTGTCAATATCTCCTTGATATATCTCATTAATACGATTCGTATCATGGTTTCCGGCAAATAATAGAATATTGTTGATGTCTGGGTATAGAAAATCATTTGTGAAGTTATCATATGCCCTGATCATTCCCTTATCCCAAGAATTTTCGTCTTCGTTAAATAGTACTGTAATAGCATCATGAAGTGTAAAATCCATTACCGATGGTAAGTGAGAATTGTAGTTATCGATAGCTCCAATTTTACTATTTTTTTGCCAGTATGCTATCTGCGCCTGATTGTGCATCCATACCTCTCCTACAATATTAAAATTAGGATATTCGTCCATAATCGCTTTGGTCCATTTGGCTATCCCTTCTTTATCATTATAAGAATAAGTATCTACTCTAAAACCATCCAGATCAGCATATTCTATCCACCAAATTGCATTTTGGGTAATATACTTAAGAAATAAAGGGTTACTTTGGTTCATATCTGGCATTGTAGTATCAAACCATCCGTTCATACATCCTTTACTATCTATTTGTGAAGCATTATCATCAAACTGGGTAGTCATACGATAATTACTACGTCTGAAACCTTCTGGCCATTGGTGTATCCAATCTTTAGTTGGTAAATCTTTTATCATCCAATGCTTAGACCCCCAATGATTTGTTACATAATCCATAACCAGTTTCATATCCTGTTTATGCATTTCTGAAGCTAACCGTTTATAGTCTTCATTGGTTCCATATCGTGGATCTATTGTATACAAATCGCTTTGCGCATAGGTATGATATGAATATGTTGGTTCATTATCCTCTAACAATGGAGTACTCCATAATGCTGTAACTCCTAGGTTTTTAAGATAATCCAAATGATCAATTATCCCCTGAATATCACCTCCATGACGCCCTCCGGGATTAGAACGATCTGCTTTTTCTACCGTATCCTTATGAGAATCATTCTCGGGGTTACCGTTTGCGAACCGATCCGGCATGATTAAATACATCACATCACTACTATCAAATCCTTTTCTTTCTGCAGAATTTTCTCTCCTGGGTTTAAATTGATAAGGTTGAGAAAATACTACACTACCATTTTCTTTAAAATCAATTAAAACTGTACCTGCTTCGACCTCTTTAGTATCCAAGGTTATAAACAGGTAATTTGGGTTTTCTGTTTTTGTAATATCACTAATCGTTATATCCTTACTCTCTACATTATATTTAGCAATATCTTTTCCGTAGCACAGTATCTGAAGTTCGTTATCATGCATAGCACTCCACCAAAATGGAGGTTCCATTTTTTCTACCTGAGCCTGGGCTAACATAATAAAACACCAGGATAACAGTATAATTAGTTTACTTTTCATTTTTTATATGCTTTATATTTATAAAAGGCATTACTATTTTTGGGCGGAGTCAAGAAATAAAATGTATCTATCTCAATACACTTCGACTCCGCCTTATACAAAAGATTGGGGCAAAAAATACTTTTATTACAGTTTTGTATTATTCTAAGCAATAGTATATCAAACAGTTATTAAACTGTTGGGAGAAATTCTTAACTCCTTATCATCTACATAAATTAATAATTCCTTAGTACCTTCAAGAGTAAACGATGTTCCTTCTTGAGATATCTTTACTTTAAGAATTTGATTTCTGAAATTTACATTGAAGGTATACCCTTTCCATTCTTTAGGAATTTTAGGAGAAAAAGAAAGTGTATCATTCTTAATTCTAAGTCCTCCGAATCCTTCGACAATACTCATCCAAGTACCTGCCATACTAGTGATATGTAACCCTTCTTCAACTTCTTTATTATAATCATCCAGGTCTAGTCTTGAAGTTCTCAGGTAAAAAGTATACGCCTGATCCATTCTATCTAAAGTAGCTGCCTGAATACTATGAACACATGGTGAAAGTGAAGACTCATGTACTGTAAATGGTTCATAGAAATCAAAATGCCGTGTCAATTCTTCTTTGGTAAATTGATCCTCAAACATATAAAATCCCTGAAGCGTATCTGCTTGTTTTATATAAGGAGAACGCAATATTCGATCCCAACTCCACTTTTGATTAATTGGGCGTTGTGACGTATCCAAATTGTTCACTGTAATTAATTCTTTATCTAAGAATCCATCTTGTTGTAAGTATACCTGATGCTTTTCTGAATATGGAAAATACATCTTATCGGCCACTTCCAACATTGCGTTGATCTCCTCTTGACCTAAATTGGTCTTTTCTATAATCCTGTGATAGTCACCCGTATATTGGGCTTTTATTTTATCAATATTTTCTACACAATACTCGATACACCACTTTGCCAAATAGTTAGTGTACCAGTTATTATTAACATTATTTTCATATTCATTAGGACCTGTAACTCCAAGGATTACATATTTATTTTTATTGGTAGAGAATGTCGCTCTTTGATGCCAGAAACGAGCTATCGCTATCATTACTTCTAGTCCTTTTTCTGTAACATAAGTATAATCACCGGTGTACCTAACATAATTGTAGATTGCAAATATCATCGCACCATTACGATGTATTTCTTCAAAAGTAATCTCCCACTCATTATGACATTCTTCGCCATTCATAGTTACCATAGGATATAACGCAGCTCCATTGGTAAAACCAAGTTTTTCTGCATTCTCTATAGCTTTTTCTAGATGATTATATCGATAGGTCAACAGATTACGTGCTACACCTTGATCTTTGGTAGCCATATAAAACGGAATACAATAAGCCTCAGTATCCCAATATGTACTTCCACCATATTTCTCACCCGTAAATCCTTTAGGTCCAATATTCAATCTTGCATCTTTACCAAGGTATGTTTGATTAAGTTGAAAAATATTAAATCGGATTCCTTGTTGTGCTTTTACATCTCCCTCGATTACAATATCTGCCATTTCCCATATGTTGAACCATGCCTTTTTTTGTAAATCCAAAAGTGTATTAAATCCTGACTCTGAAGCTTGCTTAAGTATGGTTTTACTAACCTCTTGCAGATCTTCTTCTTTATGATTAAGAGATACTGTATATCCTCCAAACTTTGTGATACCTGCTGTTTCTCCTTTACGAACCTGAATCGTATATTTTAAATGTATATATGTGCCATTAGCCTCTACTTTTGGGGATATATCTTTTTGTATACTATTAACAAAAATCTGATTTGACATTCCTGTACACACATGATAATCAGTCTTCATGGTTTTAGATAAGATATATGCAGAGTTTTCTTCGTGTGCCAAATTATAGGTATCCCAAAATTTATCGTCCCAATTGGTATCTTCATTCGTAATTCCCGAATCCAGATACGGTATTAATGCTATAGTAGCTTCTTGATTTATGGGAGTTACTTCATACTTAATTGCGCCTACTTCATCCAGATCCAGGCTTAGAAAACGTGTAGATGTAACAGATACTTCTATGTTATTGGGTAAAACAGCATGAAATGAACGTTGATACCAACCTTCTTTCATATTTAATTCTCTTCTGAAATTGGTTACTGATTTACATGTATATAAATCCAGTTTCTCTCCTTCAACCTCTATATCGATACCGATCCAGTTTGGAGCATTCAGTACTTTGGCAAAATACTCTGGATATCCATTTTTCCACCAACCTACTCTGGTTTTATCAGGATAATACACTCCTGCAATATAGCTTCCCTGAAAAGTAGGACCAGTATATGTTTCTTCAAAATTGGCGCGCTGCCCCATTGCTCCATTACCAATACTAAAAAGGCTTTCTGATGATTTAACTCGTTCTACATCAAACCCTTCTTCAATAATTGACCAGTTATCTGGTTTTATATAATCCTGATTCATCTATTCTTTTTTATTCGTTTTTAGTAATCAGACCTGTATTGATCTAGGTCTGTCTAAAACATGCCATGAATTTTATCCCGTAATTTTTAGGATGAATTGCTTTGGCTTTCTATATTCTTACTAAACTTTTTTGGCCGTGACCAATTGATTTATAAATTCTTCTTTTATTT
Proteins encoded:
- a CDS encoding alpha-amylase family glycosyl hydrolase, yielding MKKITLSLVVIGILFSCGKTTKEETTVKTETEAQEVIKEGLPPVNDAMMENAVIYEANIRQYSEEGTFSAFTKDIPVLKKLGVKVIWIMPIYPISTTKSKGSLGSYYAVSDYTKVNPEFGTIEDFRALVKMAHDNGIYVILDWVANHTGWDHIWLKEHPEYYTKDKNGAITHTEGTDWTDVADLNYDNKEMREQMKNDMLYWLKEEGVDGFRCDVAGMVPVDFWDKTVAEFKKIKPVFMLAEGWEPELLENAFDMGYGWDTHHKMNDIAQGKANVVEWDKRMAQIDTMYAKDDILMNFTSNHDENSWNGTVEERMGEAKEMLAVLTYLAPGMPLIYSGQEYDMDKRLLFFEKDTIIKKQGRFFPLYEKLGVLKNTNPALHGGKNAASYTRIKTSNDTGVLAFLREKDGHKVIFIANMTKQPIKFTLAYEGKFTDYFSGETIEASSGTAYEFAAWQYLVLIVE
- a CDS encoding glycoside hydrolase family 13 protein, whose product is MKSKLIILLSWCFIMLAQAQVEKMEPPFWWSAMHDNELQILCYGKDIAKYNVESKDITISDITKTENPNYLFITLDTKEVEAGTVLIDFKENGSVVFSQPYQFKPRRENSAERKGFDSSDVMYLIMPDRFANGNPENDSHKDTVEKADRSNPGGRHGGDIQGIIDHLDYLKNLGVTALWSTPLLEDNEPTYSYHTYAQSDLYTIDPRYGTNEDYKRLASEMHKQDMKLVMDYVTNHWGSKHWMIKDLPTKDWIHQWPEGFRRSNYRMTTQFDDNASQIDSKGCMNGWFDTTMPDMNQSNPLFLKYITQNAIWWIEYADLDGFRVDTYSYNDKEGIAKWTKAIMDEYPNFNIVGEVWMHNQAQIAYWQKNSKIGAIDNYNSHLPSVMDFTLHDAITVLFNEDENSWDKGMIRAYDNFTNDFLYPDINNILLFAGNHDTNRINEIYQGDIDTYKMVMTLICTTRGIPQIYYGDEIGMLGNRDKKGDGDIRRDFPGGWPGDTKNAFLSSEIKNGRTNDQEAFYSFTRKVLKWRQQAEVIHTGKLLQFIPFDNVYVYFRYNEEKSVMVVINNSLKDQQLDITRFKEGIKNYSVGTDIITDSNIDITEDFSISAKTSMILELK
- a CDS encoding glycoside hydrolase family 65 protein, which encodes MNQDYIKPDNWSIIEEGFDVERVKSSESLFSIGNGAMGQRANFEETYTGPTFQGSYIAGVYYPDKTRVGWWKNGYPEYFAKVLNAPNWIGIDIEVEGEKLDLYTCKSVTNFRRELNMKEGWYQRSFHAVLPNNIEVSVTSTRFLSLDLDEVGAIKYEVTPINQEATIALIPYLDSGITNEDTNWDDKFWDTYNLAHEENSAYILSKTMKTDYHVCTGMSNQIFVNSIQKDISPKVEANGTYIHLKYTIQVRKGETAGITKFGGYTVSLNHKEEDLQEVSKTILKQASESGFNTLLDLQKKAWFNIWEMADIVIEGDVKAQQGIRFNIFQLNQTYLGKDARLNIGPKGFTGEKYGGSTYWDTEAYCIPFYMATKDQGVARNLLTYRYNHLEKAIENAEKLGFTNGAALYPMVTMNGEECHNEWEITFEEIHRNGAMIFAIYNYVRYTGDYTYVTEKGLEVMIAIARFWHQRATFSTNKNKYVILGVTGPNEYENNVNNNWYTNYLAKWCIEYCVENIDKIKAQYTGDYHRIIEKTNLGQEEINAMLEVADKMYFPYSEKHQVYLQQDGFLDKELITVNNLDTSQRPINQKWSWDRILRSPYIKQADTLQGFYMFEDQFTKEELTRHFDFYEPFTVHESSLSPCVHSIQAATLDRMDQAYTFYLRTSRLDLDDYNKEVEEGLHITSMAGTWMSIVEGFGGLRIKNDTLSFSPKIPKEWKGYTFNVNFRNQILKVKISQEGTSFTLEGTKELLIYVDDKELRISPNSLITV